GCATCGTCGTCCGGCACGCTGTGCGTGACCGTACCATCGGGCGCATCGCCGGGGTGCAGATCGGCCTGCTTGGCGCGCTCCGGCGCCTTGGGCAGGAACTGCAGCAGGATGCCGCCGGCGCGCCAGTGCAGCTTGCCGCCCTCGCCGCCGCGCATCTCCTCGCCGACCGCCAGCCGGACCCGTGTCGGAATCTGCTCCGAGCGCAGGAAATATTCGTGCGCCGCCTCTTCGAGGCCGCCGCCATCGAGCGCGACCAGGCCCTGGTAGCGGCTGGTGTTGGAGCCCTGGTCGATCGTCATCGCAAGGTGACCCTTGCCGAGCAGTTCGCCCGAGGTCTGCCCCGGCTTGAGCTGCGCCGCGTCGTAACGGGCATAGGCACGCAGCCGGTCGGGCGCCTGGAAATCGACGATCAGCAGCGACACCGGGCCTTCGGTCCGGGTCTGCAGGATGAAGCGCCCCTCGAACTTGACCGACGAGCCGAGCAGCGTGGTCAGCACGATGGCCTCGCCGAGCAGCTTG
The window above is part of the Bradyrhizobium sp. PSBB068 genome. Proteins encoded here:
- a CDS encoding Hsp33 family molecular chaperone — translated: MVSQSPDIKITTEAPVRAPSSVPVDDAVLAFEVGALDLRGRLTRLGPALDEILHKHDYPPAVGKLLGEAIVLTTLLGSSVKFEGRFILQTRTEGPVSLLIVDFQAPDRLRAYARYDAAQLKPGQTSGELLGKGHLAMTIDQGSNTSRYQGLVALDGGGLEEAAHEYFLRSEQIPTRVRLAVGEEMRGGEGGKLHWRAGGILLQFLPKAPERAKQADLHPGDAPDGTVTHSVPDDDAWVEGQSLISTVEDVELIDPDLSGERLLYRLFHERGVRVFNPQPLRAQCSCSRDAVSSMLKSFAPNDRAEMVKDGKVVVTCEFCSSVYEFTPQEAGVEQ